One window of the Thermoleophilaceae bacterium genome contains the following:
- a CDS encoding calcium-binding protein, with amino-acid sequence MAATMAFAQQPSGTTFAGTPRDDDVTGTASSDVLAGGLGADRLSGLAGDDTLSGGSGGDELFGGSNVDIMTGGPGDDLLDGGGDRDFLGGDAGDDRLYGGAGSAVIDGGAGNDSIRTWVRNDSLNGGAGDDRIRASSGDDGLTGASGRDQISGEDGDDRIDGGLGQDRLSGGPGDDNIVSIDGQPDSVRCGRGRDVVRADGGDTIADDCERVIRRPGTFDKEPDADPRRPYEIPDVGEGGARAMADPTASECAPVSPTSGPRGDSVSGTAGNDTIDSTLGSDCLFGLAGNDLLSGGPGIDRLEGGDGLDSLSGGEGDDIVLGGDERDLIEGGPGDDDLRGERGSDIINGAFGNDLIIGGEAGDSLNGGADEDTILGGEGDDGITGASGNDTIDGGPGDDRIEGGLGKDQIQGGDGRDSIVAADGIRDEIACGGGYDTVRADGGDRVARDCELVIARRGGAYVVVRR; translated from the coding sequence GTGGCCGCGACGATGGCCTTCGCACAACAGCCCTCGGGCACCACCTTCGCCGGCACTCCTCGCGATGACGATGTGACCGGCACGGCGTCTTCGGACGTGCTCGCCGGCGGGTTGGGCGCGGACCGTCTCAGCGGACTCGCCGGCGACGACACGCTCTCCGGCGGAAGCGGAGGCGACGAACTCTTCGGCGGATCGAACGTCGACATCATGACCGGCGGACCGGGCGATGATCTCCTTGACGGGGGCGGGGACCGCGACTTCCTCGGTGGCGATGCGGGAGATGATCGCTTGTACGGCGGCGCCGGCAGTGCCGTCATAGACGGCGGCGCCGGAAACGATTCGATCCGCACGTGGGTTCGCAACGACTCGCTCAACGGCGGCGCCGGCGACGACCGCATCCGTGCGAGTTCGGGGGACGACGGCCTCACCGGCGCTTCCGGGCGGGATCAGATCTCAGGGGAGGATGGCGATGATCGTATTGACGGAGGCCTGGGGCAGGATCGCCTCTCAGGGGGGCCGGGGGATGACAACATCGTCTCGATTGACGGGCAGCCAGACAGCGTCCGCTGCGGGCGCGGCCGCGACGTCGTGCGCGCGGATGGCGGGGACACGATCGCCGATGATTGTGAGCGCGTAATCAGGCGGCCTGGGACGTTTGACAAGGAACCGGATGCCGACCCGCGTCGGCCCTACGAGATTCCAGACGTAGGGGAGGGCGGTGCGCGCGCGATGGCCGATCCGACGGCCAGCGAGTGCGCGCCCGTTTCGCCGACCAGCGGGCCACGCGGCGATTCGGTCTCAGGCACGGCCGGCAACGACACGATCGATTCGACGTTGGGATCGGACTGCCTGTTCGGCCTCGCAGGCAACGACCTCCTGTCCGGTGGTCCCGGCATCGACCGTCTGGAGGGCGGCGACGGTCTGGACTCCCTCTCAGGAGGGGAGGGTGACGACATCGTGCTTGGTGGAGATGAGCGCGACCTGATCGAAGGTGGTCCCGGCGACGACGATCTTCGTGGGGAGCGGGGCTCCGACATCATCAACGGCGCCTTCGGCAATGACCTCATCATCGGGGGCGAGGCGGGCGATTCCCTCAATGGCGGCGCCGACGAGGACACGATCCTCGGCGGCGAGGGTGACGACGGGATCACCGGCGCTTCGGGCAACGACACCATCGATGGCGGCCCGGGCGACGACCGCATCGAGGGAGGCCTCGGCAAGGATCAGATACAGGGCGGCGACGGCAGGGACAGCATCGTCGCGGCCGACGGCATCCGAGACGAGATCGCCTGTGGCGGCGGCTACGACACGGTACGCGCCGATGGCGGCGATCGCGTAGCCCGCGACTGCGAGCTGGTGATCGCACGCCGTGGCGGAGCGTACGTCGTGGTTCGGCGCTGA
- a CDS encoding NAD(P)/FAD-dependent oxidoreductase → MSDDVRDITVIGAGPVGLIAAFWAGMREASCRIIDSLPEIGGQLTTLYPEKWIYDVPGLSKVVAKDLVEELRVQSIEQFDVPVHLETTADRVEYEDGGVLRLVTDKGDLLSRTIIIAGGHGAFEPKKLPGYDMTPWEGRGAHYLVGEKAAFAGKKVVIVGGGDSACDWVLNLLDTAERVTLVHRREGFRAHEVTVGEIEQAASSGQIDVHVPYQVKEVAGNGQIERVVLFHSEDEGEVVELDCDAMLLQLGFKTALGPLKQWPLEVEKGAIRVDGLMKTSMDAVWAAGDITTFDGKLKLIATGFAEAAIAVSQAVHHIRPDTKIQPKYSTNTGVPGAVEGQP, encoded by the coding sequence GTGAGCGACGACGTCCGCGACATCACGGTGATCGGGGCCGGCCCGGTGGGGCTGATCGCCGCGTTCTGGGCGGGGATGCGCGAGGCGTCGTGCCGGATCATCGACTCGCTGCCCGAGATCGGCGGCCAGCTCACCACGCTCTACCCGGAGAAGTGGATCTACGACGTGCCCGGCCTTTCGAAGGTGGTGGCCAAGGACCTGGTGGAGGAGCTGCGGGTGCAGTCGATCGAGCAGTTCGACGTGCCGGTGCATCTGGAGACGACCGCCGATCGGGTGGAGTACGAGGACGGCGGCGTGCTGCGGCTGGTCACCGACAAGGGCGACCTGCTGTCGCGCACGATCATCATCGCCGGCGGCCACGGCGCCTTCGAGCCCAAGAAGCTGCCGGGCTACGACATGACCCCCTGGGAGGGCCGCGGAGCCCACTACCTCGTGGGCGAGAAGGCGGCCTTCGCGGGCAAGAAGGTGGTCATCGTGGGCGGCGGCGACTCCGCCTGCGACTGGGTGCTCAACCTGCTCGACACCGCCGAGCGGGTGACGCTGGTGCACCGCCGCGAGGGCTTCCGCGCGCACGAGGTCACCGTCGGGGAGATCGAGCAGGCCGCATCGTCGGGGCAGATCGACGTGCACGTGCCCTACCAGGTCAAGGAGGTCGCGGGCAACGGCCAGATCGAGCGGGTGGTGCTGTTTCACTCCGAGGACGAGGGCGAGGTCGTGGAGCTGGACTGCGACGCCATGCTGCTCCAACTCGGCTTCAAGACCGCGCTCGGGCCGCTCAAGCAGTGGCCGCTGGAGGTGGAGAAGGGCGCGATCCGCGTCGACGGGCTGATGAAGACCTCGATGGACGCCGTCTGGGCGGCCGGCGACATCACGACCTTCGACGGCAAGCTGAAGCTCATCGCCACCGGCTTTGCCGAGGCCGCCATCGCGGTGTCCCAGGCCGTCCACCACATCCGGCCCGACACCAAGATCCAGCCGAAGTACTCGACCAACACCGGCGTCCCCGGCGCCGTCGAAGGCCAACCCTAA